From Bordetella flabilis, the proteins below share one genomic window:
- a CDS encoding threonine ammonia-lyase: protein MIDLSAIQAAHQRLQGQVLNTPFTHSRTLSDMLGAEIWLKFENLQFTASFKERGALNRMLNLSDAERASGVIAVSAGNHAQGVAYHAQRMGVPAVIVMPRFTPTVKVANTRRFGAEVVLAGESFDDAKAHGYELARTRGLVMIHPYDDADVIAGQGTIALEMLATQPRLDSLVVAIGGGGLISGMAIVAKALNPDIEIVGVQTERFPSMYEATQNVSLPHGAYTIAEGIAVRSPGEITREIVSRYVDRIELCSESDIEHAIVVLLEIEKTVVEGAGAAGLAALLRDQAQGSKRFQGKRVGLVLTGGNIDPLMLGELIERGMVRAGRLARIRVDLRDLPGALAHATTIIADAHANITEVHHQRAFTSLPVRNVEVDFVMQTRGPEHIAEVIERLNAAGFAASNHDH, encoded by the coding sequence GTGATCGATCTTTCCGCCATCCAGGCCGCGCACCAGCGTCTCCAGGGCCAGGTCCTGAATACGCCGTTCACCCATTCGCGCACGCTGTCGGACATGCTGGGCGCGGAGATCTGGCTGAAGTTCGAGAACCTGCAGTTCACTGCGTCCTTCAAGGAGCGGGGCGCGTTGAACCGCATGCTCAACCTGTCCGATGCCGAACGCGCCAGCGGGGTCATTGCCGTGTCGGCCGGCAACCACGCGCAGGGGGTGGCCTATCACGCCCAGCGCATGGGCGTGCCGGCGGTCATCGTCATGCCCCGCTTCACGCCCACGGTCAAAGTGGCCAATACCCGCCGATTCGGCGCCGAGGTGGTGCTGGCCGGTGAGAGCTTCGACGATGCCAAGGCGCATGGCTACGAGCTGGCCCGGACGCGCGGCCTGGTCATGATCCATCCGTACGATGACGCGGACGTCATCGCCGGCCAGGGCACCATCGCCCTGGAAATGCTGGCCACGCAGCCGCGACTGGACAGCCTGGTGGTGGCCATCGGCGGCGGTGGGTTGATTTCCGGCATGGCCATCGTCGCCAAGGCCTTGAACCCGGACATCGAGATCGTCGGGGTGCAGACGGAGCGGTTCCCGTCCATGTACGAGGCCACGCAGAACGTCTCCTTGCCGCATGGCGCGTACACCATCGCGGAGGGCATTGCCGTCCGCTCGCCGGGCGAGATCACGCGCGAGATCGTCAGCCGCTACGTCGACCGTATCGAGCTGTGCAGCGAAAGCGACATCGAGCATGCCATTGTCGTGCTGCTCGAAATCGAGAAAACCGTGGTCGAAGGCGCCGGCGCGGCCGGCCTGGCCGCCTTGCTGCGCGACCAGGCCCAGGGCAGCAAGCGCTTCCAGGGCAAGCGGGTCGGCCTGGTGCTGACCGGCGGAAACATCGATCCACTGATGCTCGGCGAGCTGATCGAGCGCGGCATGGTGCGCGCCGGCCGCCTTGCCCGCATACGGGTGGACCTGCGCGACTTGCCGGGCGCCCTGGCACACGCCACCACCATCATCGCCGACGCCCATGCCAACATCACCGAAGTGCACCACCAGCGGGCATTCACGTCTCTGCCCGTGCGCAATGTCGAAGTCGATTTCGTGATGCAGACCCGCGGGCCCGAGCATATCGCCGAGGTCATCGAGCGGCTGAACGCCGCCGGCTTTGCTGCGAGCAACCACGATCATTGA
- a CDS encoding glucan biosynthesis protein yields MHRRTLLKASCAALAACTGLPASFLMASRAFADIADGDAKPFSFEALKARAKAQAARPYVDTREVLPPTLANMTPQQFNAIQYDAEHSLWQRKGKLDVQFFHVGMGFRQPVRMHSIDAQTRIAREVHFRPELFNYQSSGVDVSQLKGDLGFAGLKVFKVPNIDKYDIVSFLGASYFRAVDNTGQYGLSARGVAVNTYIGTVEEFPDFTEFWFETPALDSTRFVLYALLDSPSVTGAYRFDIDCLSDRVVMDIDVHLNARTDIKQLGIAPMTSMFSCGTNERRMCDTIHPKIHDSDRLSMWRGNGEWVCRPLNNPERIQFNTFVDNNPRGFGLLQTDHDFASYQDTVDWYSRRPSLWVEPTSDWGDGAINLMELPTTGETLDNIVAFWNPKEPVKAGQSLHYGYKLHWAALAPVQPTLARVLATRTGMGGFVEGWAPGEHYPRVWARRFAIDFVGGPLQGMDRNERLESVIEVSHGQAKDFQIFALHPEVEGFRAMFDWYPTSDSTEPVQMRGFLRRSSDKQVLSETWLYQYFPPPPDKRRYV; encoded by the coding sequence ATGCATCGAAGAACTCTGCTGAAAGCCTCCTGCGCGGCGCTGGCTGCGTGCACCGGCCTGCCTGCCTCTTTCCTGATGGCGTCGCGCGCGTTCGCCGACATTGCCGATGGCGACGCCAAGCCCTTCAGCTTCGAAGCACTGAAGGCAAGGGCCAAGGCCCAGGCCGCCAGGCCTTACGTCGACACCCGCGAAGTCCTGCCGCCCACGCTGGCCAATATGACGCCCCAGCAGTTCAATGCCATCCAGTACGACGCCGAGCACTCGCTGTGGCAGCGCAAGGGCAAACTGGACGTGCAGTTCTTTCATGTCGGCATGGGCTTTCGCCAGCCCGTGCGCATGCACAGCATCGATGCACAGACCCGCATTGCGCGCGAAGTGCATTTCCGTCCGGAACTGTTCAACTACCAGAGCAGCGGCGTGGACGTCAGCCAGCTCAAGGGCGACCTGGGATTTGCCGGCCTGAAGGTGTTCAAGGTACCGAACATCGACAAGTACGACATCGTGTCCTTCCTGGGCGCCAGCTACTTCCGCGCGGTGGACAACACCGGCCAATACGGCTTGTCGGCGCGTGGCGTCGCCGTCAATACCTACATCGGAACCGTCGAGGAATTTCCCGACTTCACGGAATTCTGGTTCGAAACGCCGGCGTTGGACAGTACCCGTTTCGTCCTGTACGCGCTGCTGGATTCGCCCAGCGTCACTGGCGCGTATCGCTTCGATATCGATTGCCTGAGCGATCGCGTGGTCATGGATATCGATGTGCACCTGAACGCGCGCACGGACATCAAGCAATTGGGCATCGCGCCCATGACCAGCATGTTCAGCTGCGGCACCAACGAGCGCCGCATGTGCGACACCATCCATCCCAAGATCCATGACTCCGACCGGTTGTCCATGTGGCGGGGTAACGGGGAATGGGTGTGCCGGCCACTGAACAATCCGGAGCGCATCCAGTTCAATACGTTCGTCGACAACAACCCGCGCGGCTTCGGGCTGCTGCAGACGGACCACGATTTCGCCTCCTACCAGGACACCGTCGACTGGTACAGCCGTCGCCCCAGCCTGTGGGTGGAACCCACCTCCGATTGGGGCGATGGCGCCATCAACCTGATGGAGTTGCCAACCACCGGGGAAACGCTGGACAACATCGTGGCGTTCTGGAACCCGAAGGAGCCCGTCAAGGCAGGGCAGTCGCTGCACTACGGGTACAAGCTGCACTGGGCCGCGCTCGCGCCGGTGCAGCCGACCCTGGCCCGGGTGCTGGCCACGCGCACCGGCATGGGGGGATTCGTCGAAGGCTGGGCGCCGGGTGAACACTATCCCCGGGTCTGGGCGCGCCGTTTCGCCATCGATTTCGTCGGTGGCCCGCTGCAAGGCATGGACAGGAACGAGCGGCTCGAATCGGTCATCGAGGTGTCGCACGGGCAGGCCAAGGATTTCCAGATCTTCGCCCTGCATCCGGAGGTCGAAGGATTCCGCGCGATGTTCGACTGGTATCCCACCAGCGACAGCACCGAGCCCGTGCAGATGCGCGGTTTCCTTCGCCGCAGCAGCGACAAGCAGGTGCTCAGCGAAACCTGGCTGTATCAGTATTTTCCGCCGCCACCGGACAAGCGCCGGTACGTGTAA
- a CDS encoding PIN domain-containing protein, producing the protein MSSILRPLLLRLARAGVFSPVWSARIGEEWIRNAARLWQVSTDDVAALWARMQEQFPDADAGDVRPYETGLRYSDAKDHHVIAAGLARRARSGLPRVPAVFVMTWNLKDFNRPEMRRAGLDVFDPDRLLAQWWARSPEIIRTALAATAGDVAALGREGEPLATTLHRERLYRLRTLVTQPGPDDASA; encoded by the coding sequence ATGTCGTCCATCCTGCGCCCGCTGTTGCTGCGGCTGGCGCGGGCCGGCGTGTTCTCGCCCGTGTGGAGCGCCCGCATCGGAGAAGAATGGATACGCAACGCGGCGAGGCTGTGGCAGGTCTCCACCGACGATGTCGCTGCGCTATGGGCTCGCATGCAGGAGCAGTTTCCCGACGCCGACGCCGGCGACGTGCGGCCGTACGAGACGGGACTGCGCTACAGCGATGCCAAGGACCACCACGTCATCGCCGCCGGCCTGGCCAGGCGAGCACGCAGCGGCCTGCCCAGGGTACCCGCGGTGTTCGTCATGACATGGAACCTGAAGGACTTCAACCGGCCGGAAATGCGCCGCGCGGGCCTGGACGTGTTCGACCCCGACCGCCTGCTTGCGCAATGGTGGGCAAGATCGCCGGAAATCATCCGGACAGCGCTTGCCGCCACGGCTGGCGACGTGGCGGCCCTGGGGCGCGAAGGCGAACCGCTGGCCACCACCTTGCATCGGGAACGCCTCTATCGCCTGCGGACTTTGGTCACGCAGCCCGGCCCCGACGACGCAAGCGCATGA